AATAATGGATGGGCAGTTGGCCATTATACGGCAAGCAATGGTCTTCTACGAAAAACAACTAATATGGGTATCACTTGGCAAACTCAAATATTCGGGACACCTGGAAATCCAGGGCCACTTAATGATGTTTATTTTAGTGACGTGAATTATGGTACAGCTATTGGTCAAGGGAGGACTCTTCGAACAACTAATGGGGGTGCGAATTGGATTACTATACTAACTGGGACTCTTGATGATTTTACTGGCGTATATTTTACTGATGAAAATAAAGGTTGGATGATTGATAATTATGGGTGGCTGTACCGTACGACAAATGGTGGTGTTTCATATATTGAAAATGAAGTTAATAATTCGATTGAGTTCCAGTTAAGCCAAAACTATCCCAATCCATTCAATCCTTCAACAAATATAAAATATCAATTACCTGAATTCGGTTTTGTTACGCTAAAAGTTTATGATATTCTCGGAAGAGAAGTCGCTACTCTTGTTAACGAAGAAAAACCTGCCGGTGAATATGAAATTGAGTTTGACGGAACTGGTTTAACAAACGGTATATATTTTTATCAGCTTAAGGCAGGTGACTTTGTTGAGACGAAGAAGATGGTTCTTATAAGATAGAGAAAGCCGTCGGAGACTAGCCTTGCCAAAAGCGGGATCAAAATTATGAGTAAGAGTAGGCGATGGAAATCTCCATTTCTTACTTTTACTATTTAATAAGAATTGTATATTATGTGAATTATGGATAATTTCGAATCGATTAAAAAACACTCAGGTAAATATTTATGAAATTATATAATTATAAAGTTGTTGTCGAAGAATGTGAGGAAGGTGGATTTTACGCCGAATGTCCTGCTTTCCCTGGCTGCCATGTAGAAGGTGAAACTTATGAAGAAACTATGAAAGAGATGAAGGAAGCTATTAAAGTATTTATAAATGACTACATCTCCCGAAACGAGGACCTGCCAACTGATCACTTCGCTGTTACTTCAGTTCAAATCGGAATATGACCAGCTTCTTTCCTGATATAAATTCAAAACAAATAATTAAGGTTATAGAAAAGCTTGGCTTTGCGCTTATCAGACAGAGCGGGACAAGTCACGCTGTTTACCGAAGGGCAAATGATGGTCGTAGAACTACAATCCCTGTTCACGGAAGTAAATCATTAAAAAGAAGAACT
This region of bacterium genomic DNA includes:
- a CDS encoding type II toxin-antitoxin system HicA family toxin, whose translation is MTSFFPDINSKQIIKVIEKLGFALIRQSGTSHAVYRRANDGRRTTIPVHGSKSLKRRTIKSICKDVGITIEQLKELL
- a CDS encoding type II toxin-antitoxin system HicB family antitoxin: MKLYNYKVVVEECEEGGFYAECPAFPGCHVEGETYEETMKEMKEAIKVFINDYISRNEDLPTDHFAVTSVQIGI